The following are from one region of the Staphylococcus argenteus genome:
- the seg gene encoding staphylococcal enterotoxin type G — MKKLSTVIIILILEIVLYNIKYANAQPDPKLDELNKVSDYKINKGTMGNVMNLYMSPPVEGRGVVNSRQFLSHDLIFPIEYKSYNEVKTELKNTELANNYKGKKVDIFGVPYFYTCIIPKHEPDINQNFGGCCMYGGLTLNSSENERDKLITVQVTIDNRQSLGFTITTNKNMVTIQELDYKARHWLTKEKKLYEFDGSAFESGYIKFTEKNKASIWFDLFPKKELVPFVPYKFLNIYGDNKVVDSKSIKMEVFLNTH; from the coding sequence ATGAAGAAATTATCTACTGTAATTATTATTTTGATTCTAGAAATAGTTTTATATAATATAAAATATGCGAATGCTCAACCCGATCCTAAATTAGACGAACTAAATAAAGTAAGTGATTATAAAATTAATAAGGGAACTATGGGAAATGTAATGAATCTTTATATGTCTCCACCTGTTGAAGGAAGAGGAGTTGTCAATTCTAGACAGTTTTTATCTCATGATTTAATATTTCCAATTGAGTATAAGAGTTATAATGAGGTTAAAACTGAATTAAAAAATACAGAATTAGCTAACAATTATAAAGGTAAAAAAGTAGACATTTTTGGTGTTCCATATTTTTATACTTGTATAATACCTAAACATGAACCGGATATAAACCAAAATTTTGGAGGTTGTTGTATGTATGGTGGTCTTACTTTGAATAGTTCAGAAAATGAAAGAGATAAATTAATTACTGTACAGGTAACAATCGACAATAGACAATCACTTGGATTTACAATAACTACAAATAAGAATATGGTTACTATTCAAGAGCTAGATTACAAAGCAAGACACTGGCTCACTAAAGAAAAAAAGCTATACGAGTTTGATGGTTCTGCATTTGAATCTGGATATATAAAATTTACTGAAAAGAACAAAGCGAGTATTTGGTTTGACTTATTTCCTAAAAAAGAACTAGTACCTTTTGTTCCTTATAAGTTTTTAAATATATACGGAGATAATAAAGTTGTTGATTCTAAGAGTATTAAAATGGAAGTATTTCTTAATACTCACTGA
- a CDS encoding exotoxin beta-grasp domain-containing protein has product MRLFYIALIIITLLCLINNNYVNADVDKNDLKKKSDLDSSKLFNLTSYYTDITWQLEKSNVISSDQLLNNTIIFKNIVIAELNTSSLKVEFNSLDLANQYKGSNVDIFGLYYGNKCVGLHGEKTSCLYGGVTIHDGNQLDEERVIGVNVFKDDAQQEGFVIKTKKAKVTVQELDTKVRFKLENLYKIYNKDTGNIQKGCIFFHSHNNQDHSFYYDLYNIKGSVGAEFFQFYGDNRTVNSSNYHIDVFLYKD; this is encoded by the coding sequence ATGAGATTGTTCTACATAGCTTTAATTATAATAACTTTATTATGTCTTATAAATAATAATTATGTTAACGCCGATGTAGACAAAAATGATTTAAAGAAAAAATCTGATTTAGATAGTAGTAAGTTATTTAATTTAACAAGCTATTATACTGATATAACGTGGCAATTAGAAAAGTCAAATGTAATTAGTTCAGATCAACTACTAAATAATACAATAATATTTAAAAATATAGTTATAGCAGAGCTTAATACGTCTAGCTTGAAAGTTGAATTTAATTCATTAGATTTAGCTAATCAATATAAAGGAAGCAATGTAGATATTTTTGGATTGTATTATGGTAATAAATGTGTAGGATTGCATGGGGAAAAAACATCATGCTTATACGGAGGGGTTACGATACATGATGGTAATCAATTAGATGAAGAAAGAGTTATAGGTGTTAATGTATTTAAAGATGATGCCCAACAAGAAGGTTTTGTGATAAAAACCAAAAAAGCTAAAGTAACAGTACAAGAATTAGATACTAAAGTTCGATTTAAATTAGAAAATTTATATAAAATATACAATAAAGATACCGGTAATATACAAAAAGGATGCATATTCTTTCATTCTCATAATAATCAAGATCATTCATTTTATTATGATTTATATAACATAAAAGGTTCAGTAGGAGCAGAGTTTTTTCAGTTTTATGGTGATAATAGAACAGTCAACTCATCTAATTATCATATAGATGTATTTTTATATAAAGATTAA
- the seu gene encoding staphylococcal enterotoxin type U: MKLFAFLFICVKSCSLLFMLNDNPKPEQLNKASEFTGLMDNMRYLYDDKHVSETNIKAQEKFLQHDLLFKINGSKILKTEFNNKSLSDKYKNKNVDLFGTNYYNQCYFSADNMELNDGILIGKTCMYGGVTEHDGNQIDKNNSTDNSHNILIKVYENERNSLSFDIPTNKKNITAQEIDYKVRNYLLKHKDLYEFNSSPYETGYIKFIEGNGNTFWYDMMPESGEKFYPTKYLLIYNDNKTVDSQSVNVEVHLTKK, encoded by the coding sequence ATGAAGTTATTTGCTTTTCTCTTCATATGTGTTAAGTCTTGCAGCTTACTATTTATGTTAAATGACAATCCTAAACCAGAACAATTGAATAAAGCGAGTGAATTCACTGGTCTAATGGATAATATGAGGTATTTGTATGACGATAAACACGTATCAGAAACAAACATTAAAGCCCAAGAAAAGTTTTTACAACATGATTTATTATTTAAAATAAATGGTTCTAAAATTTTAAAAACAGAATTTAATAATAAAAGTCTTTCGGATAAATATAAAAATAAAAACGTAGATTTGTTTGGGACAAACTATTATAATCAATGCTATTTTTCAGCGGATAATATGGAATTAAATGATGGTATATTAATTGGAAAAACGTGTATGTATGGCGGTGTGACCGAGCATGATGGAAATCAAATAGATAAAAATAATTCAACTGATAACTCGCATAATATCTTAATTAAGGTTTACGAAAATGAGAGAAATTCATTATCTTTTGATATACCTACTAATAAGAAAAACATAACAGCCCAAGAAATAGATTATAAAGTTAGAAACTATTTACTTAAGCATAAAGATTTATATGAATTTAACAGTTCGCCTTATGAGACTGGCTATATAAAGTTTATCGAAGGCAATGGTAATACTTTTTGGTATGATATGATGCCTGAATCTGGTGAAAAATTTTATCCTACTAAATATTTATTGATATATAACGATAATAAAACAGTTGACAGTCAATCTGTTAATGTTGAAGTTCATTTAACTAAAAAGTAA
- the sei gene encoding staphylococcal enterotoxin type I gives MKKFKYSFIVVFILFFNVDDLSYAQGDIGVGNLRNFYTKYDYIDLKGVTDKNLPIANQLEFSTGTNDLISESNNWDEISKFKGKKLDIFGIDYNGPCKSKYMYGGATLSGQYLNSARKIPINLWVNGKHKTISTDKIATNKKLVTAQEIDVKLRRYLQEEYNIYGHNNTGKGKEYGYKSKFYSGFNKGKVLFHLNDEKSFSYDLFYTGDGVPVSFLKIYEDNKIIESEKFHLDVEISYVDSN, from the coding sequence ATGAAAAAATTTAAATATAGTTTTATAGTAGTTTTTATATTATTTTTTAACGTTGATGACCTTTCGTATGCGCAAGGAGATATTGGTGTAGGTAACTTAAGAAATTTCTATACAAAATATGATTATATAGATTTAAAAGGCGTCACAGATAAAAACCTACCTATTGCGAATCAACTCGAATTTTCAACCGGTACCAATGATTTGATCTCAGAATCTAATAATTGGGACGAAATAAGTAAATTTAAAGGAAAGAAACTGGATATTTTTGGTATTGATTATAATGGTCCTTGTAAATCTAAATACATGTATGGAGGGGCCACTTTATCAGGACAATACTTAAATTCTGCTAGAAAAATCCCTATAAATCTTTGGGTTAATGGCAAGCATAAAACAATTTCTACTGACAAAATAGCAACTAATAAAAAACTAGTAACAGCTCAAGAAATTGATGTTAAATTAAGGAGATATCTTCAAGAAGAATACAATATATATGGTCATAATAACACTGGTAAAGGCAAAGAATATGGATATAAATCTAAATTTTATTCAGGTTTTAATAAGGGGAAAGTTTTATTTCATTTAAATGATGAAAAATCATTTTCATATGATTTGTTTTATACAGGAGATGGAGTGCCTGTAAGTTTTTTGAAAATTTATGAAGATAATAAAATAATAGAATCTGAAAAATTTCATCTTGATGTCGAAATATCATATGTAGATAGTAACTAA
- the sem gene encoding staphylococcal enterotoxin type M, producing the protein MKRILIIVVLLFCYSQNHIATADVGVLNLRNYYGSYPIEDHQNINPDNNRLSHQLVFSMDNSTVTAEFKNVDDVKKFKNRAVDVYGLSYSGYCLKNKYMYGGVTLAGDYLEKSKYIPINLWVNSEHQTISTEKVSTNKKIVTAQEIDTKLRRYLQEEYNIYGFNDTNKGRNYGTKSKFSSGFNTGKISFHLNDGSSFSYDLFDTGTGQAESFLKIYNDNKTVETDKFHLDVEISYKDES; encoded by the coding sequence ATGAAAAGAATACTTATCATTGTTGTTTTATTGTTTTGTTATTCACAAAATCATATCGCAACCGCTGATGTTGGAGTTTTGAATCTTAGGAACTATTATGGTAGCTATCCAATCGAAGACCATCAAAATATTAATCCTGACAATAATCGTCTTTCGCATCAATTAGTTTTTTCTATGGATAATTCGACAGTAACAGCTGAATTTAAGAACGTTGATGATGTAAAGAAATTCAAAAATCGTGCTGTTGATGTATACGGTCTAAGTTATAGTGGATATTGTCTAAAAAATAAATATATGTACGGAGGAGTTACTTTAGCGGGTGATTATTTAGAGAAGTCTAAATATATTCCTATTAATCTTTGGGTTAATAGCGAACATCAAACTATATCTACTGAGAAAGTATCAACTAATAAAAAGATAGTAACAGCTCAAGAAATTGATACTAAATTAAGAAGATATCTACAAGAAGAATATAACATTTATGGCTTTAATGATACAAATAAAGGAAGAAATTACGGTACTAAGTCAAAATTTAGTTCTGGATTTAATACAGGAAAAATATCATTTCATTTGAATGACGGTTCATCTTTTTCTTATGACTTATTTGATACCGGAACAGGGCAAGCTGAAAGTTTCCTAAAAATATATAATGACAACAAAACTGTCGAAACTGATAAATTCCATTTAGATGTAGAAATATCTTATAAGGACGAAAGTTGA
- a CDS encoding exotoxin beta-grasp domain-containing protein, which yields MKKSKTMLNVLLLIINLIAICSVNNAYANEEKPKIEDLCKKSSVDPIALHNIEKDYVNNRFTIDKSPVSTTEKFLDFDLLFKNFTWLDGKSAEFKDLKVEFSSSEISKEYFGKTVDIYGVYYKAHCHGEHQVKTACTYGGITSHENNKLSEPKNIGVAVYKDNVNVNTFIVTTDKKKVTAQELDIKVRTKLNNEYKLYDRMTSDVQKGYIKFHSHSEQKESFYYDLFYIKGNLPDQYLQIYNDNKTIDSSDYHIDVYLFT from the coding sequence ATAAAAAAGAGTAAAACAATGTTAAATGTATTATTATTAATTATAAATTTAATTGCAATATGTAGTGTAAACAATGCATATGCAAATGAAGAAAAACCTAAAATTGAGGATTTGTGTAAGAAGTCAAGTGTAGACCCTATTGCTCTACATAACATTGAGAAAGACTATGTAAATAATCGCTTTACAATAGATAAGTCACCTGTATCAACTACAGAAAAATTTTTAGATTTTGATTTATTATTCAAAAATTTTACTTGGTTAGATGGAAAGTCTGCTGAATTTAAAGATTTAAAAGTGGAATTTAGCTCATCGGAAATTTCCAAAGAGTATTTTGGAAAGACTGTAGATATTTATGGTGTCTACTATAAAGCGCATTGTCATGGTGAGCATCAAGTGAAAACTGCCTGTACTTATGGTGGGATAACATCTCATGAAAATAATAAATTAAGCGAGCCTAAAAATATAGGAGTAGCTGTGTATAAGGATAATGTAAATGTTAATACATTTATTGTTACTACAGATAAAAAGAAAGTTACTGCACAAGAACTTGATATTAAAGTAAGAACAAAATTAAATAATGAATATAAATTGTATGACAGAATGACTAGTGATGTACAAAAAGGTTATATTAAATTCCATTCGCATTCGGAGCAAAAAGAATCATTTTATTATGATTTGTTTTATATTAAAGGAAATTTACCAGATCAATATTTGCAAATTTATAATGATAATAAAACAATAGATTCATCAGACTATCATATTGATGTTTATTTATTTACATAA
- a CDS encoding RBBP9/YdeN family alpha/beta hydrolase, translating into MTDVIIVHSMHGNSRNHWYQWLEHNLTLEGYDVTLFNFESPEMKTVDQWVEAMTKQINVRKKDTYFVTHGLGSITALKYIEMIDQPIEGFFSIAGFKEDAEKIDLDIDLSNVTIDYDNIKKKVDHFYGLSSKNDKYVSYKETQRLMNALEGNIRIVEDGGHFLEEDGFETFTALQDRMQDYMTR; encoded by the coding sequence ATGACAGATGTAATCATTGTTCATTCTATGCACGGAAATAGCAGAAATCATTGGTATCAGTGGTTGGAGCATAACTTAACTTTAGAAGGGTATGACGTAACATTATTTAATTTTGAATCACCTGAAATGAAGACAGTAGATCAATGGGTTGAAGCTATGACAAAACAAATTAATGTACGAAAGAAAGATACATATTTTGTAACTCATGGTTTAGGTTCAATTACAGCGCTAAAATATATTGAAATGATTGATCAGCCGATTGAAGGATTTTTCAGTATTGCAGGTTTTAAAGAAGATGCAGAAAAAATTGACTTAGATATCGATTTAAGTAATGTGACAATCGACTATGATAATATTAAGAAGAAAGTCGATCATTTTTATGGATTGAGTTCTAAAAATGATAAATACGTTTCATATAAAGAGACTCAACGTTTAATGAATGCATTAGAAGGTAATATACGAATCGTTGAAGATGGAGGGCACTTCTTAGAAGAGGACGGCTTCGAAACATTTACAGCATTGCAAGATCGCATGCAAGATTACATGACACGCTAG